The genome window GCTCGCATCGACGCCATCTTCCAGGTACAGGCTGCGGATCTCCATGCGGCCGTCCGCGCGATGCGCCTTGGGATCCAGTCGGCCGACGAGCCTGCCCCGGTGGAGGATCGGCAGCGTGAAGTAGCCGTAGACACGCTTCGGTGCGGGCGTGTAACACTCGAGCCGGTAATCGAAGCCGAAGGTCGTGAGCGCACGACGGCGATCCCAGACGAGCGGGTCGAACGGGGAAAGCAGCGTCGTGTGGCGGGGCCGGATGCGTCCACCGGCAGCACGCTCGATGAGCTCGGCGCTATCGGCGTGCGTGTACGCGGGTTCCTTCCAGCCGGCGACGTCGATGCGCAGCAGCTTCCCTTCCCGCGCGAGTGCCTCGACGCGCATGGCCGTTTCACCGGGCCGTGTCCGGTAGTAGTCAGCGATCCATCGTGCCGTCGCGACGCCGAGCGCCTGCACCGCCTGCAGCACGAGCGTGCGCTCCGCGGTCTCATGATCCGGCAGCATGGTGTCGTCCCAGTCGGGCAGCACGCGTTCGCGCAGATCGTAGACGCGCTGGAAGTTGTCGCGTCGCCTGACCATCAGGTGGCCGGCGGTGAGCATCACCTCGAGCGCACGCTTCTCCGGCTTCCATCCCCACCATGCTCCGCTGCCCTGGTCGATGCGCTCGAAGTCCGCGGAGCGCACCGGCCCATGCTCGCGGATCACGTCCAGCACGTGCGCGATGGTGTCGCGATTCTTCTCGACCCAGTCGTGCCGGTACTTCCAGCCCTTGCCATCCAGGTCGAGCATGCGGTGGCGCAGCAGCGGATAGTCCTCGATGGGCAGAAAGCTCGCCTCGTGCGCCCAGTACTCGAACAGGTTGCCCTTCGCGAGGTGCGCATCGAGCCAGCCCTGCCGGTAATCGCCCAGTCGGCTCCAGAGGACGAGGTACGGGCTGCGCGCGACGACGTGGATCGTGTCGATCTGGAGCACGTGCATCGCGCGTATGGCGGCGAGCACGTCCTTCATGCGGGCGCGGCGCCGCGGCGGTTTGGCGAGCCCGAGCGCTTCCAGCTGCGCGTGGCGCGCGGCGGTCGGGGTGATGCGGAGCGGCGCGCTCACGCTCGCCCCGAGGATCGCTCGCCTCCGCCGCGCGCGACCGGCGATCCGGTATGATCTGCGTGAACGCTCATGTGGCCGGCAGTGTCGGATCGATCTCCTGCTGCGTCGCGACCCACCATGTGTGGCCGGTGGGGTCACGGAACCCGCCGCGCTTGTCGACGTCCCCGCGCCGAACCGGCTCCTGGACGGGCTCACCGCC of Longimicrobiales bacterium contains these proteins:
- a CDS encoding crosslink repair DNA glycosylase YcaQ family protein is translated as MSAPLRITPTAARHAQLEALGLAKPPRRRARMKDVLAAIRAMHVLQIDTIHVVARSPYLVLWSRLGDYRQGWLDAHLAKGNLFEYWAHEASFLPIEDYPLLRHRMLDLDGKGWKYRHDWVEKNRDTIAHVLDVIREHGPVRSADFERIDQGSGAWWGWKPEKRALEVMLTAGHLMVRRRDNFQRVYDLRERVLPDWDDTMLPDHETAERTLVLQAVQALGVATARWIADYYRTRPGETAMRVEALAREGKLLRIDVAGWKEPAYTHADSAELIERAAGGRIRPRHTTLLSPFDPLVWDRRRALTTFGFDYRLECYTPAPKRVYGYFTLPILHRGRLVGRLDPKAHRADGRMEIRSLYLEDGVDASDELAAALATSLRAFADWHETPDVVVSRTAPAGFARSLRSALAKT